The following are encoded together in the Daucus carota subsp. sativus chromosome 5, DH1 v3.0, whole genome shotgun sequence genome:
- the LOC108220030 gene encoding zinc finger protein ZAT5 codes for MTLLGSDIEEASSQELTMEARRRIIFRGKRTKRSRPRPSTVVTSSSSTTGGERGLEGDAYSLIPSPQSYGNSASTQEDEDMANCLMLLAQSGGSFNQKQHHDDEIYTKKLSSRKFNEMVSSTSGKEEFYAYECKTCNRSFTSFQALGGHRASHKKPKNLIDEKGALISTILNDKEDQEHGLFNKTSAIISQQKAKVHECSTCGSEFSSGQALGGHMRRHRIPTTNTISSIIDHDDQKPRNHVLQLDLNLPAPEDDHYDSKFQFVFSTAALVDCHY; via the coding sequence ATGACTCTTCTTGGCTCCGACATAGAAGAAGCCTCATCCCAAGAATTAACCATGGAGGCCCGGAGACGGATAATATTCCGAGGAAAACGTACCAAACGATCAAGGCCAAGGCCATCCACCGTGGTCACCTCTAGCTCCTCCACTACCGGTGGTGAAAGAGGCCTCGAGGGCGATGCCTATTCTTTGATACCTTCACCTCAAAGCTATGGGAACTCTGCCTCAACACAAGAAGATGAAGATATGGCGAATTGTCTGATGCTCTTGGCTCAAAGTGGGGGTAGCTTCAACCAGAAGCAACATCACGACGATGAGATTTATACTAAGAAGCTTTCAAGCCGTAAATTCAACGAGATGGTTTCCTCCACATCTGGAAAAGAAGAGTTTTATGCCTACGAATGCAAGACTTGTAACCGAAGTTTCACCTCATTTCAAGCTCTTGGAGGCCACCGAGCAAGCCACAAGAAACCTAAGAATTTGATCGATGAAAAGGGAGCTCTAATATCCACAATTCTTAACGATAAAGAAGATCAAGAACATGGCCTTTTTAACAAGACAAGCGCGATAATCAGCCAGCAGAAAGCTAAGGTTCATGAGTGTTCTACATGTGGCTCGGAGTTCTCATCAGGTCAAGCCTTGGGTGGTCACATGAGAAGACATCGAATTCCGACAACAAATACTATAAGTTCTATCATCGATCATGATGATCAGAAGCCGAGAAATCATGTTCTGCAACTAGATCTCAATCTTCCGGCTCCAGAGGATGATCATTATGATTCTAAGTTTCAGTTTGTATTCTCTACTGCAGCCTTGGTAGATTGTCATTACTAG